A genome region from Micromonospora peucetia includes the following:
- the murD gene encoding UDP-N-acetylmuramoyl-L-alanine--D-glutamate ligase has protein sequence MRLSDLRGRTVAVWGAGREGRAAVTAIAAHGPADLVAVDDSANFLSLPWEGPLAEAAPLVTGEEGFARLAAADVVVRSPGVPQTHPWLVELRRRGVTVTQGTALWMADHAARTVGVTGSKGKSTTSSLISHLLAAVDRPNVFGGNIGVPTLDLPEAELYVLELSSYQCSDLTESPRVAVVTALFPEHLDAHGGEREYYRDKLNLLAHGPRTVVVNGADPRLALELGDRAAVRAGLPDTAHVAGGADGTPWFHLGDRPLFPRAVLPLVGRHNEGNLCVALAVLDALGVDVVARRDTLAVAVAEFQGLAHRLTEIADPSGLTFVDDTLATSPYAAMHAIDAYEGRPLTVIVGGTDRGLDYAPLREHLAERELTVLGIPDSGPRIVEALAGLPKVRTEVVDDLVDAVRVAREVTPAGGVVLLSPAAPSYGRFRNFEHRSEVFAQAVRDTATG, from the coding sequence GTGCGCCTGTCTGACCTGCGCGGACGTACCGTCGCCGTCTGGGGGGCCGGCCGGGAGGGCAGGGCCGCGGTGACCGCGATCGCCGCGCACGGCCCGGCCGACCTGGTCGCCGTCGACGACAGCGCCAACTTCCTCAGCCTGCCCTGGGAGGGGCCGCTGGCCGAGGCGGCGCCGCTGGTCACCGGCGAGGAGGGCTTCGCCCGGCTGGCCGCTGCCGACGTGGTGGTCCGCTCGCCCGGCGTGCCGCAGACCCACCCGTGGCTGGTGGAGCTGCGTCGGCGTGGCGTGACCGTCACCCAGGGCACCGCCCTTTGGATGGCCGACCACGCCGCCCGCACCGTCGGCGTCACCGGCAGCAAGGGCAAGAGCACCACCTCCAGCCTGATCAGCCACCTGCTCGCCGCCGTCGACCGGCCGAACGTCTTCGGCGGCAACATCGGCGTGCCGACGCTGGACCTGCCGGAGGCGGAGCTGTACGTGCTGGAGCTCTCCAGCTACCAGTGCAGCGACCTGACCGAGTCGCCCCGGGTCGCGGTGGTCACCGCGCTCTTCCCCGAGCACCTCGACGCGCACGGCGGCGAGCGGGAGTACTACCGGGACAAGCTCAACCTGCTGGCGCACGGGCCGCGCACCGTCGTGGTCAACGGCGCCGACCCGAGGCTCGCCCTCGAACTGGGCGACCGCGCTGCGGTACGCGCCGGCCTGCCGGACACCGCCCACGTGGCCGGCGGCGCAGATGGCACGCCCTGGTTCCACCTCGGTGACCGGCCGCTGTTCCCGCGCGCGGTGCTGCCGCTGGTGGGCCGGCACAACGAGGGCAACCTCTGCGTCGCCCTCGCGGTGCTCGACGCGCTCGGCGTCGACGTGGTGGCCCGCAGGGACACCCTGGCCGTGGCGGTCGCCGAGTTCCAGGGGCTGGCCCACCGGCTCACCGAGATCGCCGACCCGTCCGGCCTGACCTTCGTCGACGACACCCTGGCCACCAGCCCGTACGCGGCCATGCACGCCATCGACGCGTACGAGGGGCGGCCGTTGACGGTGATCGTCGGCGGCACCGACCGGGGCCTGGACTACGCGCCGCTGCGCGAGCACCTCGCGGAACGCGAGCTGACCGTGCTCGGCATCCCCGACAGCGGCCCCCGGATCGTCGAGGCGCTCGCCGGGCTGCCCAAGGTGCGTACCGAGGTCGTCGACGACCTGGTCGACGCCGTCCGGGTGGCCCGCGAGGTGACCCCGGCCGGCGGGGTGGTGCTGCTCTCCCCGGCCGCGCCCAGCTACGGGCGGTTCCGCAACTTCGAGCACCGCTCCGAGGTCTTCGCCCAGGCCGTCCGCGACACCGCAACCGGCTGA